A portion of the Pseudarthrobacter sp. L1SW genome contains these proteins:
- the gatB gene encoding Asp-tRNA(Asn)/Glu-tRNA(Gln) amidotransferase subunit GatB encodes MNTDAVLSFEEAMEKYDPVLGFEVHVELNTKTKMFSSAPNVFGDEPNTNVNEVDLGMPGVLPVVNKAAVESSIKIGLALNCKIAESCRFARKNYFYPDTPKNFQTSQYDEPIAYDGYLDVELSDGTVFRVEIERAHMEEDAGKLTHMGGATGRIHGADFSLVDYNRAGVPLVEIVTKPIEGAGSRAPELAKAYVAAVREIVKNLGVSDAKMERGNVRCDANVSLRPHGRERFGTRSETKNVNSLRAVEHAVRYEIQRHAAVLDAGDPVIQETRHWHEDTRTTTSGRAKSDADDYRYFPEPDLVPVVPSREWVEELRATLPEPPAARRKRLQADWGYSDLEFRDVVNAGVMDEIEETIAAGASASVARKWWMGEIVGRAKNADVDPGQLGVQPATIVELARMVEAGKINNKMASEVLDGVLAGEGTPAEIVEKRGLAVVSDDGPLLEAIDAALAAQPGVADKIRGGKVQAVGAIVGGVMKATRGQADAARVRELILEKLGVTV; translated from the coding sequence ATGAACACTGACGCAGTCCTGAGCTTCGAAGAGGCCATGGAGAAATACGATCCCGTCCTGGGGTTCGAGGTCCACGTGGAGCTCAACACCAAGACCAAGATGTTCTCCTCCGCCCCGAACGTGTTCGGCGACGAGCCCAACACCAACGTGAACGAAGTGGACCTCGGGATGCCCGGCGTCCTGCCGGTGGTGAACAAGGCCGCGGTGGAGTCCTCCATCAAGATCGGCCTTGCCCTCAACTGCAAGATCGCCGAGTCCTGCCGCTTCGCCCGGAAGAACTACTTCTACCCGGACACCCCCAAGAACTTCCAGACGTCCCAGTACGACGAACCCATCGCGTATGACGGCTACCTGGATGTCGAGCTGTCCGATGGAACCGTGTTCCGGGTGGAGATCGAGCGCGCCCACATGGAGGAGGACGCCGGCAAGCTGACCCACATGGGCGGGGCCACTGGCCGCATCCACGGCGCGGACTTCTCCCTGGTGGACTACAACCGCGCCGGCGTGCCGCTGGTGGAGATCGTCACCAAGCCCATCGAGGGCGCCGGTTCCCGCGCGCCCGAGCTGGCTAAGGCCTACGTGGCGGCAGTCCGCGAGATCGTCAAGAACCTGGGCGTGTCCGACGCGAAGATGGAACGCGGCAACGTGCGCTGCGACGCCAACGTGTCGCTCCGCCCGCACGGCCGTGAAAGGTTCGGCACCCGGTCCGAGACCAAGAACGTGAACTCGCTGCGCGCCGTCGAACACGCCGTCCGCTACGAGATCCAGCGCCATGCCGCCGTCCTGGACGCCGGCGACCCTGTCATTCAGGAGACGCGCCACTGGCACGAGGACACCCGCACCACCACGTCCGGCCGTGCCAAGTCCGACGCCGACGACTACCGCTACTTCCCGGAGCCGGACCTGGTCCCCGTTGTTCCGTCCCGCGAATGGGTCGAGGAGCTCCGGGCCACCCTGCCCGAGCCGCCGGCCGCCCGCCGCAAGCGCCTCCAGGCCGACTGGGGCTACTCGGACCTGGAATTCCGCGACGTCGTGAACGCCGGTGTGATGGACGAGATCGAGGAAACCATCGCCGCCGGCGCTTCGGCATCGGTTGCCCGTAAATGGTGGATGGGCGAGATCGTGGGCCGCGCCAAGAACGCCGACGTCGACCCCGGCCAGCTGGGTGTCCAGCCCGCCACCATAGTGGAGCTCGCCCGCATGGTGGAAGCCGGCAAGATCAACAACAAGATGGCCTCCGAGGTGCTGGACGGCGTCCTCGCCGGCGAGGGCACCCCTGCGGAGATCGTGGAGAAGCGCGGCCTGGCCGTGGTCTCCGACGACGGGCCCCTGCTTGAGGCCATCGACGCCGCACTGGCTGCGCAGCCCGGCGTCGCGGACAAGATCCGCGGCGGCAAGGTCCAGGCGGTCGGCGCGATCGTGGGCGGGGTCATGAAGGCCACCCGTGGCCAGGCTGACGCCGCCCGGGTCCGCGAGCTGATCCTGGAGAAGCTGGGCGTCACCGTCTAG
- a CDS encoding LysR family transcriptional regulator, whose translation MEIHQLEILRELGALGSVKAVADTLMVTPSAVSQQLALLQRTIDVPLTRKEGRNLVLTEAGQVLADAGAAVVSAMAEARAAIGGYHDTAAGRVTLSGFHSAGQAVFAPLARILDAPGQPRIELSDEDVAQQDFPALTARYDLVLAHRMDHSPRWPAERVTVIPLAHEPLDVALPAGHPLAAKAAVTAEDVGGEAWVTSHTGYSPADVLSAVAAVSSRELNIVHRINDYSTVAALVAAGGVVGLLPRYTAGPVLNPDIVLRPLAGISTRRRIDLLARPENLKRRSVMVVSEALQEIMAGLVDRG comes from the coding sequence ATGGAGATCCACCAGCTTGAAATCCTCCGGGAGCTCGGGGCGTTGGGAAGCGTCAAGGCAGTGGCCGACACCCTCATGGTCACCCCGTCCGCTGTCTCCCAGCAACTGGCGCTGCTCCAGCGGACCATCGACGTGCCGTTGACGCGCAAGGAGGGCCGCAACCTGGTCCTCACCGAGGCAGGCCAGGTACTGGCCGACGCGGGGGCCGCCGTCGTCAGTGCCATGGCCGAGGCGCGTGCTGCCATCGGCGGCTATCACGATACCGCGGCAGGAAGGGTCACACTGTCCGGCTTCCACAGCGCGGGGCAGGCGGTGTTCGCGCCGCTGGCCAGAATCCTTGATGCTCCGGGCCAGCCGCGGATCGAACTGTCAGATGAAGACGTGGCCCAGCAGGACTTCCCCGCCCTGACCGCCCGGTATGACCTGGTCCTGGCCCACCGGATGGACCACAGTCCGCGTTGGCCGGCCGAGCGGGTCACCGTGATCCCGCTGGCGCACGAACCGCTGGATGTGGCCTTGCCGGCCGGGCATCCCCTCGCGGCCAAGGCTGCGGTGACGGCAGAGGACGTGGGCGGCGAGGCCTGGGTGACCAGCCACACCGGATACTCCCCCGCCGACGTGCTGTCCGCCGTCGCCGCGGTTTCCAGCCGTGAGCTGAACATCGTCCACCGGATCAACGACTACTCCACGGTGGCGGCACTGGTTGCCGCCGGCGGAGTGGTGGGCCTGCTTCCGAGGTACACGGCGGGCCCGGTGCTGAACCCGGACATCGTGCTCCGGCCGCTGGCGGGAATCAGCACCCGGCGCCGGATCGACCTGTTGGCCCGGCCGGAAAACCTGAAGCGCCGTTCTGTCATGGTTGTGTCCGAGGCGCTGCAGGAGATCATGGCCGGGCTCGTGGACCGGGGCTGA
- the tdh gene encoding L-threonine 3-dehydrogenase, producing the protein MKALYKAGPQAGFELVERPEPQAGPADVKIRVMTTGICGTDLHIQSWDSWAQGIIEAPLIPGHEFYGEVVEVGEDVRDVKVGDRVSGEGHVVCGICRNCRAGRRQMCIHTVSVGVQRDGAFAEYVVIPETNVWVHHDPSVTPELGAIFDPFGNATHTALSFPLVGEDVLITGAGPIGLMAIAVARHAGARKIAITDVSRPRLDLARQLGADLAIDVSTTRVRDAQRSLGMREGFDIGMEMSGHPGALPEMIDNMNHGGRIAMLGLPSQDIIIDWGKVVTHMLTLKGIYGREMYETWYAMSAMLSSNPVLHAGISAVVTDTLPAGQWEKGFDLARSGAGGKVVLDWTQL; encoded by the coding sequence ATGAAGGCTTTGTACAAGGCCGGCCCACAGGCGGGCTTCGAGCTGGTGGAGCGCCCGGAACCGCAAGCCGGCCCCGCGGACGTGAAGATCCGGGTCATGACCACCGGGATCTGCGGCACCGACCTGCACATCCAGTCCTGGGACTCGTGGGCGCAGGGGATCATCGAAGCACCCCTCATCCCCGGCCACGAGTTCTACGGCGAAGTGGTGGAAGTCGGCGAGGACGTCCGGGACGTCAAAGTGGGCGACCGGGTTTCCGGCGAAGGCCATGTTGTGTGCGGAATCTGCCGCAACTGCCGCGCCGGCAGGCGGCAGATGTGCATCCACACCGTGAGCGTAGGCGTCCAGCGGGACGGTGCGTTCGCCGAGTACGTGGTGATCCCGGAAACGAACGTCTGGGTCCACCACGATCCGTCCGTCACCCCGGAACTCGGTGCCATCTTCGACCCCTTCGGCAACGCCACGCACACTGCGCTGAGCTTCCCGCTGGTGGGCGAGGACGTACTCATCACCGGTGCCGGGCCCATCGGCCTGATGGCCATCGCCGTCGCCCGCCACGCCGGCGCCCGCAAGATCGCCATCACCGACGTGTCCCGGCCCCGGCTGGACCTCGCCCGCCAGCTCGGCGCCGACCTGGCCATCGACGTCTCCACCACCCGCGTCCGCGATGCCCAGCGCAGCCTGGGCATGCGGGAGGGGTTCGACATCGGGATGGAGATGTCCGGCCACCCCGGCGCGCTGCCCGAAATGATCGACAACATGAACCACGGCGGCCGGATCGCCATGCTGGGGCTGCCCAGCCAGGACATCATCATCGACTGGGGCAAGGTGGTCACCCACATGCTCACGCTCAAAGGCATCTACGGCCGCGAAATGTATGAGACCTGGTACGCCATGAGCGCCATGCTCTCCTCCAACCCCGTACTGCACGCCGGAATTTCCGCCGTCGTCACTGACACCCTGCCTGCCGGCCAGTGGGAAAAGGGCTTTGACCTTGCCCGCAGCGGCGCAGGTGGCAAAGTTGTCCTGGACTGGACCCAACTCTAA
- a CDS encoding glycine C-acetyltransferase, with protein MYTSIKDQLRTELEDIRSAGLFKTERSISSPQSSHITAGQIGQQGADVLNFCANNYLGLADHPDIIRAAKDAMDERGFGMASVRFICGTQDLHLELEARVSRFLGTEDTILFSSCFDANGGVFESLFGPEDAIISDALNHASIIDGIRLCKAQRYRYANQDMADLEAKLVEAKDARRRIIVTDGVFSMDGYLAPLEAICGLAEKYDAMVMVDDSHAVGFMGATGAGTPEHAGVSDRVDIYTGTFGKALGGASGGYVSGRAEVVAMLRQKARPYLFSNSVAPAIVAATIKALDLVENSADLRRTLFENAALFRRRMTEEGFDLLPGEHAIVPVMFGDAVLAAKVADRMLQHGVFVTAFSFPVVPRGAARIRVQLSAAHSADDVEACVRAFVASRAGVAG; from the coding sequence ATGTATACCTCCATCAAGGACCAGCTCCGCACCGAGCTGGAGGACATCCGCAGCGCGGGCCTCTTCAAGACCGAACGCAGCATCAGTTCCCCGCAGTCCAGCCACATCACCGCCGGACAGATTGGGCAGCAGGGCGCTGATGTCCTCAACTTCTGCGCCAACAACTACCTCGGCCTGGCGGACCATCCGGACATCATCCGCGCGGCCAAGGACGCCATGGATGAGCGCGGCTTCGGCATGGCCAGCGTGCGGTTCATCTGCGGCACCCAGGACCTGCACCTGGAACTCGAAGCCCGCGTTTCCCGGTTCCTGGGCACCGAGGACACCATCCTGTTCTCCAGCTGCTTTGACGCCAACGGCGGGGTCTTCGAATCCCTTTTCGGGCCGGAGGACGCCATCATTTCCGACGCCCTGAACCACGCGTCCATCATCGACGGCATCCGCCTCTGCAAGGCACAGCGCTACCGTTACGCGAACCAGGACATGGCGGACCTGGAGGCGAAGCTTGTTGAGGCGAAGGATGCCCGCCGCAGGATCATCGTCACGGACGGGGTCTTCTCCATGGACGGGTACCTGGCTCCGCTTGAGGCCATCTGCGGCCTCGCCGAGAAGTACGACGCCATGGTGATGGTTGACGACTCGCACGCCGTCGGCTTCATGGGAGCCACCGGTGCCGGCACGCCCGAACACGCAGGGGTATCGGACCGCGTCGACATCTACACCGGCACCTTCGGCAAGGCACTGGGAGGCGCGTCCGGAGGCTATGTATCCGGCCGTGCGGAAGTGGTGGCCATGCTCCGACAGAAGGCCCGCCCCTACCTCTTTTCCAACTCGGTGGCCCCGGCGATCGTCGCTGCCACCATCAAGGCCCTGGACCTGGTGGAGAACTCGGCGGACCTGCGGCGCACGCTCTTCGAGAACGCGGCCCTGTTCCGCCGCCGGATGACGGAGGAGGGCTTTGACCTCCTGCCGGGCGAGCATGCCATTGTTCCGGTCATGTTCGGCGACGCCGTCCTGGCAGCCAAGGTGGCTGACCGGATGCTGCAGCATGGCGTCTTTGTCACCGCGTTCAGCTTCCCGGTGGTTCCGCGGGGTGCCGCGCGGATCCGGGTGCAGCTTTCAGCTGCGCATTCAGCGGACGACGTCGAAGCCTGCGTGCGTGCCTTCGTCGCCAGCCGTGCCGGGGTGGCAGGCTAA
- a CDS encoding FAD-binding oxidoreductase — translation MAAHYDVLIVGGGIAGLSLASALAGSCSVALVEAEQELAYHTSSRSARQFIPSYGPPVVQELTVRTLELIAARDAELPEPVLAPRSFMLIGSEDAVAAEASGHMHRITPAEALELCPALVPGTFEAAGLDSGSFGCNAPLLLDDHRQRAAAAGADIITGARVHTAQRLGSGWQVGAGTEGFQAGVLVNAAGAWADELAVISGVEKLGLQPYRRTAAIAAVGRPLPEHSPMVAAADNTFYFRRDGDDVLISPSESEPSGPEDARPRPGDIERLVERLNRLTTLGIKDIRRAWTGLRTEAADGVPVAGFDAEAPGFYWLAGQGGYGFQTSSAMAELAAAQILAGKGGDEAAGGAGAAGTGPASRTAQALAATRWSVRR, via the coding sequence ATGGCAGCACATTACGATGTCCTGATTGTGGGCGGCGGCATTGCCGGCCTGTCCCTGGCGTCCGCGCTGGCGGGCAGCTGCAGCGTGGCGCTGGTGGAGGCGGAGCAGGAGCTGGCATACCACACGTCGTCCCGCTCGGCCCGCCAGTTCATCCCCAGCTACGGACCCCCGGTTGTCCAGGAACTGACGGTGCGGACCCTCGAGCTGATTGCCGCCCGTGATGCCGAGCTGCCTGAACCCGTCCTGGCGCCGCGCAGTTTTATGCTGATTGGCTCCGAGGACGCAGTGGCAGCCGAAGCCAGCGGGCACATGCATCGTATTACCCCTGCTGAAGCCCTGGAGCTGTGTCCGGCGCTGGTCCCCGGCACATTCGAAGCGGCAGGACTGGACTCCGGCTCCTTCGGCTGCAACGCGCCGCTGCTCCTGGACGACCACCGGCAGCGAGCTGCGGCTGCCGGGGCGGACATCATCACGGGCGCCAGGGTGCACACCGCGCAGCGCCTCGGCTCCGGCTGGCAGGTGGGGGCCGGGACGGAGGGTTTCCAGGCCGGCGTCCTGGTCAACGCGGCCGGCGCCTGGGCGGACGAACTCGCCGTCATCAGCGGCGTGGAGAAGCTCGGGCTGCAGCCGTACCGGCGCACTGCGGCGATTGCCGCCGTCGGACGTCCCCTGCCTGAGCACAGCCCCATGGTGGCGGCAGCGGACAACACGTTCTATTTCCGCAGGGACGGCGACGACGTCCTCATCTCGCCGTCGGAGTCGGAGCCGAGCGGGCCGGAGGACGCCCGTCCCCGGCCGGGAGACATTGAGCGACTGGTGGAAAGGCTGAACCGGCTAACCACCCTTGGAATCAAGGACATCCGCCGGGCGTGGACAGGGCTGCGGACAGAAGCGGCCGACGGCGTCCCGGTGGCAGGATTCGATGCCGAAGCGCCTGGCTTCTACTGGCTCGCCGGCCAGGGCGGCTACGGTTTCCAGACCTCTTCAGCCATGGCTGAGCTCGCTGCAGCCCAGATCCTGGCCGGCAAGGGCGGGGACGAGGCGGCGGGAGGCGCTGGCGCGGCGGGGACGGGTCCGGCATCCCGGACAGCGCAGGCGCTGGCGGCCACCCGCTGGTCCGTCCGGCGCTGA
- the hutI gene encoding imidazolonepropionase, which yields MSTLITNIDELMTQDLEHRVLKDAAVVIEGERISWIGGAADAPAADDAVDAGGRALLPGWVDSHTHLLFAGDRTAEFEARMAGESYSAGGIAVTMGATRATSDFDLTRLALGRVAEAVSQGTTYLETKTGYGLDVEHEARSARIASTVADQATYLGAHLVPAGQDADDYTDLVCGPMLAAVRPYVQWADVFCETGAFTAEQSRRVLLACRDAGLGLRVHGNQLSEGPGVQLAVELDAASVDHVNYLADKDVDALAGTWAGWDAGSGAGRRGTVATCLPACDLSTRQPLAPARELLDAGVQVALASNCNPGTSYTSSMAFCVTTAVLQMRLSVHEAVRAATYGGALALHKDQGHDADGERAVGSIAVGHRADLHLLNAPSATHLAYRPGMPLTYAVWRAGRRIR from the coding sequence ATGAGTACGCTGATCACCAATATCGACGAGCTGATGACGCAGGACCTGGAGCACCGGGTCCTCAAAGACGCCGCCGTGGTGATTGAAGGCGAACGGATCTCCTGGATCGGTGGTGCAGCGGATGCTCCCGCCGCGGATGACGCCGTCGACGCCGGCGGCCGGGCCCTCCTTCCCGGCTGGGTGGACTCCCATACCCACCTGCTGTTTGCCGGCGACCGGACGGCAGAGTTCGAGGCCCGGATGGCGGGGGAATCCTACTCGGCAGGGGGGATAGCCGTGACCATGGGCGCCACCCGGGCCACGTCCGATTTCGACCTCACCCGCCTGGCGCTGGGCCGCGTGGCCGAAGCTGTTTCACAGGGGACCACCTACCTCGAGACGAAGACCGGCTACGGCCTGGACGTCGAGCACGAGGCCCGGAGCGCGCGCATCGCGTCCACAGTGGCGGACCAGGCCACCTATCTGGGGGCGCACCTGGTCCCCGCCGGGCAGGACGCTGACGACTACACAGATCTCGTGTGCGGCCCCATGCTCGCCGCCGTCCGGCCATACGTGCAGTGGGCCGATGTGTTTTGCGAGACGGGGGCGTTCACGGCGGAGCAGTCCCGCCGGGTCCTGCTGGCCTGCCGCGATGCAGGGTTGGGACTGCGCGTCCACGGCAACCAGCTCAGCGAAGGACCCGGCGTCCAGCTTGCCGTGGAACTGGACGCCGCCAGCGTGGACCACGTGAACTACCTCGCGGACAAGGACGTGGACGCACTGGCCGGAACCTGGGCCGGCTGGGATGCCGGCAGCGGAGCAGGCCGCCGGGGAACCGTGGCAACGTGCCTGCCCGCCTGCGACCTCTCCACGCGCCAGCCGCTTGCGCCCGCGCGGGAGCTGCTGGATGCGGGCGTGCAGGTGGCCCTCGCCTCCAACTGCAATCCGGGCACGTCCTACACAAGTTCCATGGCGTTCTGCGTCACCACGGCGGTGCTGCAGATGCGGCTCAGTGTCCATGAAGCCGTCCGTGCTGCGACGTACGGCGGCGCCCTCGCCCTGCACAAGGACCAAGGGCACGACGCCGACGGCGAGCGTGCGGTGGGGTCGATTGCCGTCGGCCACCGCGCGGACCTGCACCTGCTGAACGCTCCCTCGGCCACGCACCTTGCCTACCGGCCCGGCATGCCCCTGACGTACGCTGTATGGCGGGCTGGCCGCCGGATACGGTAA
- a CDS encoding DeoR/GlpR family DNA-binding transcription regulator encodes MTRTDRLTAILDLLAKTGQVEVEEIVTTLNVSPATARRDLDSLAKRRLLTRTRGGATTGALAYDLPGRYNRDDHAEAKEQIAQAASALISPGAVIGLCGGTTSTALAQILATREDLNAPSNQPTLTVVTNAINIAGQLAVRPNIKVMVTGGVLNPRSYELVGPYTDIIMQKVVLDIAFIGVNGIDPEVGPTNTGEGEASVNALLASRARVSYVLADSSKVGVRAFATMDGYNFTRLITDAGISARDKAAFEANGTEVIVAGG; translated from the coding sequence ATGACCCGCACCGACCGTCTGACGGCAATCCTTGACCTCCTGGCCAAGACCGGCCAGGTGGAGGTTGAAGAGATCGTCACTACGCTCAATGTATCGCCTGCCACCGCGCGGCGGGACCTGGACAGCCTTGCCAAGCGCCGGCTGCTCACCAGGACCCGGGGCGGCGCCACCACCGGAGCCCTTGCCTACGACCTGCCGGGCCGGTACAACCGTGACGATCACGCTGAAGCCAAGGAACAGATTGCCCAGGCGGCTTCGGCACTGATTTCCCCCGGGGCCGTGATCGGTCTGTGCGGTGGCACCACCAGCACGGCCCTGGCCCAGATCCTGGCCACCCGCGAGGACCTCAACGCGCCGTCCAACCAGCCCACCCTGACAGTGGTGACCAACGCCATCAACATCGCGGGGCAGTTGGCGGTCCGGCCCAACATCAAAGTCATGGTCACCGGCGGCGTCCTCAACCCCCGCTCGTACGAACTGGTGGGGCCATACACGGACATCATCATGCAGAAGGTGGTGCTGGATATCGCCTTCATTGGCGTCAACGGGATCGACCCCGAAGTGGGACCCACGAACACGGGGGAGGGGGAGGCCTCGGTCAACGCCCTGCTCGCCAGCAGGGCGCGCGTGTCCTACGTGCTGGCTGACTCCTCCAAGGTAGGGGTGCGTGCCTTCGCCACCATGGACGGGTACAACTTCACCCGGCTGATCACCGACGCTGGAATTTCCGCCCGGGACAAGGCGGCGTTCGAGGCCAACGGCACTGAAGTGATCGTCGCAGGCGGCTGA
- a CDS encoding CPBP family intramembrane glutamic endopeptidase, translated as MFVPSRRRLRFEVWIVLGLSLGQSAVYSVVQLLDKMTRAPLAEGTSTLNRSQSTREYFDLTYQLLDIIFALVPVLLVIYFLTDHRQSGSSDGHPRSAFQKLGFNFARPGRDLVQGLGLAALIGIPSLALYAAGRALGITTAIIPSALDAYWWTVPVLILSAMRHAVVEEVIVVGYLMDRFGKFGWSVPLSILASSLLRGSYHLYQGFGPFIGNFVMGVVFAWLYTRTRRVMPLVIAHALLDIVAFVGFSLFGKAVGLG; from the coding sequence ATGTTTGTTCCCTCCCGCCGTCGCCTCAGGTTCGAAGTCTGGATCGTGTTGGGCTTGTCCCTGGGCCAGTCCGCCGTGTACTCGGTGGTGCAGCTCCTGGACAAGATGACCCGGGCGCCGCTGGCTGAGGGCACCTCCACGCTGAACCGCTCCCAGAGCACCCGCGAGTACTTCGACCTGACCTACCAGTTGCTGGACATCATTTTTGCGCTGGTGCCGGTGCTGCTGGTGATCTACTTCCTGACCGATCACCGGCAGTCCGGCTCCAGCGACGGCCACCCGCGGTCAGCCTTCCAGAAGCTCGGGTTCAACTTCGCGCGCCCCGGCCGGGACCTGGTGCAGGGGCTGGGGCTGGCGGCACTGATCGGCATCCCGTCCCTGGCTCTGTATGCGGCAGGCCGGGCGCTCGGAATCACCACCGCCATCATCCCCAGTGCCCTGGACGCTTACTGGTGGACGGTGCCGGTGCTGATCCTGTCCGCGATGCGCCATGCGGTGGTGGAAGAGGTCATTGTGGTGGGCTATCTGATGGACCGCTTTGGAAAGTTCGGCTGGAGCGTGCCGCTGTCCATCCTGGCGAGTTCGCTGCTGCGCGGCAGCTACCACCTGTACCAGGGGTTTGGGCCCTTCATCGGCAATTTTGTAATGGGCGTCGTCTTCGCATGGCTGTACACCCGGACGCGGCGGGTGATGCCCCTGGTGATCGCCCATGCCCTGCTGGACATCGTGGCGTTCGTTGGCTTCAGCCTCTTTGGCAAGGCCGTGGGCTTGGGCTGA
- a CDS encoding HNH endonuclease signature motif containing protein: protein MGKAAVAKAFEDINAAVAVLRAEAVGCGSEPFSAADPLAGLADGCLDILAGVREVEAGFAGLKARAAVTYADTAHALAAPGMPVQAQEMAIAAEIGALLALGSRAAGAFMAASHSLVKELPLTLSALQSGTISWQHAVVMVDETATLDLAGAAALETHFLDQTVPRPPAAAVIGEIPAYRFKAKARTWRERHHAESIEKRHTKSVADRRVEYRPDQDGMAWLSAYLPAHQATAIWSRLTATVRKSQGPEENRTLTQLRADLYAGWLLGGNAATATRPGTSDTGAATGDATGPGTGAGNSSGIGAQVLVTVPVFSLLGLTDEPAMLDGYGPIPPSMARQLVEGRAASFYRVLVDPRDGAPLEIGRTSYRLTKAMKKAVQLRDGRCTFPGCNNPSPDNEADHLQAWQHGGATGISNLAQLCPKHHRLKHNTGWRPTPATKTEPPGWTSPTGRHYKAEHHDWEPAHWPEQAVPENVRAFEDLLELWPPPDALSELLPPHREANTHIT, encoded by the coding sequence ATGGGGAAAGCGGCGGTGGCGAAGGCGTTTGAGGACATCAACGCGGCTGTTGCTGTGCTCAGGGCGGAGGCGGTTGGGTGCGGTTCGGAGCCGTTTTCGGCAGCTGACCCGTTGGCCGGGCTGGCGGATGGGTGCCTGGACATCCTTGCCGGGGTGCGGGAAGTGGAGGCCGGGTTCGCGGGTTTGAAAGCCCGCGCTGCAGTCACGTACGCGGACACCGCCCACGCTCTCGCCGCTCCCGGTATGCCGGTGCAGGCGCAGGAAATGGCCATTGCCGCGGAAATCGGCGCCCTGCTGGCCCTTGGTTCCCGCGCGGCAGGTGCGTTCATGGCCGCCTCACATTCCCTGGTCAAGGAACTGCCGCTGACATTATCGGCACTGCAGTCCGGGACGATTTCCTGGCAGCACGCCGTGGTGATGGTGGACGAAACGGCCACCCTTGACCTGGCCGGTGCCGCGGCACTGGAGACACACTTCCTGGACCAGACTGTGCCGAGGCCGCCTGCTGCCGCGGTGATCGGGGAGATCCCGGCGTACCGGTTCAAGGCCAAAGCCCGCACCTGGCGCGAACGCCACCACGCCGAAAGCATTGAGAAACGCCATACCAAGAGTGTGGCTGACCGGCGGGTCGAGTACCGGCCGGACCAGGACGGCATGGCCTGGCTCTCCGCCTACCTGCCCGCCCACCAGGCCACGGCGATTTGGAGCAGGCTCACCGCCACCGTGCGGAAATCACAGGGACCGGAGGAGAACCGGACCCTCACCCAACTGCGGGCGGACCTGTATGCCGGATGGCTCCTCGGCGGCAATGCCGCGACAGCCACCCGTCCCGGAACCAGTGACACAGGCGCAGCAACGGGTGACGCCACGGGTCCAGGAACCGGTGCGGGCAATTCCTCGGGGATCGGGGCGCAGGTCCTGGTCACGGTGCCGGTGTTCTCCCTGCTGGGCCTGACTGACGAACCCGCGATGCTGGATGGGTATGGCCCCATCCCGCCGTCCATGGCCCGCCAACTCGTCGAAGGCCGGGCTGCTTCGTTCTACAGGGTACTGGTGGATCCCCGCGACGGGGCCCCGTTGGAGATCGGCCGGACCAGCTACCGCCTCACCAAAGCCATGAAAAAGGCGGTGCAGCTGCGGGACGGCAGATGCACCTTCCCCGGCTGTAACAACCCCTCGCCGGACAATGAGGCGGATCACTTGCAGGCCTGGCAGCACGGCGGCGCAACCGGAATCAGCAACCTGGCCCAGCTCTGCCCAAAGCATCACCGCCTCAAACACAACACCGGCTGGAGACCCACGCCGGCCACCAAAACCGAGCCGCCCGGCTGGACCTCACCCACCGGACGGCACTACAAAGCTGAACACCACGACTGGGAACCAGCCCACTGGCCAGAACAGGCAGTACCTGAAAACGTCCGAGCCTTCGAAGACCTCCTGGAACTCTGGCCACCGCCGGACGCCCTATCCGAACTTCTGCCCCCACACCGCGAAGCCAACACCCACATCACCTGA
- a CDS encoding VOC family protein: protein MRMDHVSYACEHDGLAATTERISSALGVEAVKGGVHPRFGTRNMIIPLAGHKYLEVVEVLDHPASDKAPFGQAVRARSAAGGGWMGWCVEVDDLAPFEERLGRSAVNGNRKFPDGRELVWKQIGILGLIADPQVPYMLKWEGDPSLHPSNAYESNVKMSCLTIAGSAARVTEWLGEPVEKPLEDVAVEWVAPHGTPGILSVTFETGNGAVTI from the coding sequence ATGCGCATGGATCACGTCTCTTACGCCTGTGAACACGATGGCCTGGCTGCCACCACCGAACGTATTTCCTCTGCCCTCGGCGTTGAGGCAGTGAAGGGCGGGGTACACCCGCGGTTCGGAACCCGGAATATGATCATCCCCCTCGCGGGGCACAAATACCTCGAGGTAGTGGAGGTCCTGGACCACCCCGCTTCTGACAAGGCACCCTTCGGGCAGGCTGTGCGTGCACGGTCTGCCGCGGGCGGCGGCTGGATGGGCTGGTGCGTCGAAGTGGACGACCTCGCCCCCTTTGAGGAGCGGCTGGGACGCTCCGCGGTCAACGGAAACCGCAAGTTCCCTGACGGCCGTGAGCTGGTCTGGAAGCAGATCGGCATATTGGGCCTGATTGCCGACCCCCAGGTTCCCTACATGCTCAAGTGGGAAGGGGACCCGTCCCTGCACCCCTCCAACGCCTACGAGAGCAACGTCAAGATGAGCTGCCTTACCATTGCCGGTTCCGCGGCCCGGGTGACGGAATGGCTGGGCGAACCCGTCGAGAAGCCCTTGGAGGACGTTGCTGTGGAGTGGGTGGCGCCGCACGGAACCCCCGGGATCCTCTCGGTGACCTTCGAAACCGGCAACGGAGCAGTCACCATCTGA